The Methanoculleus marisnigri JR1 genome window below encodes:
- a CDS encoding pyridoxamine 5'-phosphate oxidase family protein yields the protein MDFSDCVKFANENPVTYIATMDGDQPRVRAFAMWFADSTGFYYHTGTPKSVWQQLTKNPKVELCFYNPEGKGMMMRVAGAVEFLDDAALKERLVKERPWLLQIGVSGADDPKLAVFRVAHGEAYFWTLEQNMREAEAPRIRF from the coding sequence ATGGACTTCTCCGACTGCGTGAAATTCGCAAACGAAAACCCTGTGACCTACATCGCGACGATGGACGGCGACCAGCCCCGGGTCCGGGCGTTTGCCATGTGGTTTGCCGATTCGACCGGGTTCTACTACCACACCGGGACCCCGAAGAGCGTCTGGCAGCAGCTTACGAAGAACCCGAAGGTCGAGCTCTGCTTCTACAATCCCGAGGGTAAAGGAATGATGATGCGGGTCGCAGGGGCGGTCGAGTTTCTCGATGACGCGGCCTTAAAAGAGCGTCTGGTCAAAGAGCGCCCGTGGCTCCTCCAGATCGGGGTCTCGGGCGCGGACGACCCGAAACTCGCCGTCTTCCGCGTGGCGCACGGCGAGGCATACTTCTGGACGCTGGAACAGAACATGCGGGAAGCCGAGGCGCCCCGGATCAGGTTCTGA
- a CDS encoding DNA alkylation repair protein, with product MDPVVEAIRQEFAAQADPELRERGQRFFKEEVRCYGMKTATAVAIAKKYWKEVKSREKQEIFALCEELYSSGMMEEAFVVSRWAPRLADRYEPGDITVFRHWIENYITNWATCDGLCNHAVGDFIVRYPEGIEELKRWTQSENRWMRRAAAVSLIVPAKRGEFLDEVLAIADLLLTDRDDLVQKGYGWLLKEASRKHTDEIFSYVMAKKREMPRTALRYAIELMPKELKAEVMKKDW from the coding sequence ATGGATCCGGTCGTCGAGGCGATACGGCAGGAGTTTGCAGCGCAGGCGGACCCCGAACTCCGGGAGAGAGGCCAGCGGTTCTTCAAGGAGGAGGTTCGGTGCTACGGGATGAAGACGGCAACCGCAGTCGCGATCGCGAAAAAATACTGGAAGGAGGTCAAATCCCGCGAGAAGCAGGAGATCTTCGCCCTCTGCGAGGAACTCTATTCTTCGGGGATGATGGAGGAGGCGTTCGTCGTCTCCCGGTGGGCTCCGCGGCTCGCCGACCGCTACGAACCCGGCGATATCACCGTCTTCCGGCACTGGATTGAGAACTACATCACCAACTGGGCCACCTGCGACGGCCTCTGCAACCATGCCGTCGGGGACTTCATCGTCCGTTACCCGGAGGGGATCGAGGAGCTGAAGCGCTGGACGCAGTCGGAGAACCGCTGGATGCGGCGGGCGGCGGCGGTCTCGCTGATCGTGCCCGCGAAGCGCGGGGAGTTCCTCGACGAGGTCCTTGCAATCGCCGACCTCCTCCTGACCGACAGGGACGACCTGGTGCAGAAAGGCTACGGATGGCTCCTCAAGGAGGCGAGCCGGAAGCACACGGACGAGATCTTCTCCTACGTCATGGCGAAGAAGCGGGAGATGCCCCGGACGGCGCTCCGGTACGCCATCGAACTGATGCCGAAGGAGTTGAAGGCCGAGGTGATGAAGAAAGATTGGTAA
- a CDS encoding TIGR04083 family peptide-modifying radical SAM enzyme, translated as MKSPFHVMIIPTLGCPSKCHYCWSSDERSPVMSIKTVREIAEWLKDYQSNQVTITFHGGEPLLAGADFYRQALPTLSEGLAHLEPTFALQSNLWLLTPEMARIFAEYNIPIGSSIDGPEEINDTQRGKGYYQKTMRGYEIAKANGLEVRFICTFTCRSVEGKEEIFNFFLENGFPLKLHPALPSLRSEDPKEWALEPEAYGELLVYLLDKYLENLSKIEVMNINDLCRCIFTRHGTVCTFVDCMGTTLAFGPDGSIYPCYRFVGMPEYAMGNVYDRPTAEDLAQSDAWKLMHAFKEFVDRECAGCPHIKYCRGGCPYNAITPTDGEIQGVDPHCIAYKRIFDEITNRLNEEMFGSGDTEMEEFGSPLQRTAKPGIMAILRAMATK; from the coding sequence ATGAAGAGTCCATTTCACGTCATGATCATCCCCACGCTCGGTTGTCCGTCGAAATGCCATTACTGCTGGAGTTCCGATGAACGGTCTCCCGTGATGAGTATCAAGACCGTCCGGGAGATCGCGGAATGGCTCAAGGACTACCAGTCCAACCAGGTCACCATCACCTTCCACGGGGGAGAGCCCCTCCTTGCCGGCGCGGACTTTTACCGGCAGGCACTTCCCACCCTCTCCGAAGGCCTCGCCCATCTCGAACCGACGTTCGCCCTGCAGAGCAACCTCTGGCTGCTCACCCCGGAGATGGCCCGGATATTCGCAGAATACAATATTCCCATCGGCTCCAGCATCGACGGCCCCGAGGAGATCAACGACACGCAGAGAGGGAAGGGCTACTACCAGAAGACCATGCGGGGCTACGAGATCGCAAAAGCAAACGGACTTGAGGTCAGGTTCATCTGCACGTTCACCTGCCGGTCGGTCGAGGGTAAGGAGGAGATCTTCAACTTCTTCCTTGAGAACGGCTTTCCCCTCAAACTGCACCCGGCGTTGCCGTCACTCCGGAGCGAGGATCCGAAAGAGTGGGCGCTCGAGCCGGAGGCCTACGGGGAACTGCTGGTCTACCTCCTCGATAAGTACCTGGAGAACCTGAGCAAAATAGAGGTCATGAACATCAACGACCTCTGCAGGTGCATCTTTACCCGGCACGGCACCGTCTGCACGTTCGTGGACTGCATGGGAACCACCCTTGCCTTCGGGCCGGACGGGAGCATATACCCCTGTTACCGCTTCGTCGGGATGCCGGAGTACGCGATGGGGAACGTCTACGACCGCCCCACAGCCGAAGACCTCGCCCAATCAGACGCCTGGAAACTCATGCACGCGTTCAAGGAGTTCGTCGACCGCGAATGCGCAGGGTGTCCCCACATCAAATACTGCCGGGGAGGGTGCCCCTACAACGCGATAACGCCGACGGACGGCGAGATCCAGGGCGTCGATCCTCACTGTATCGCGTATAAGCGGATATTCGACGAGATCACCAACCGGCTGAACGAAGAGATGTTCGGCTCCGGGGATACGGAGATGGAAGAGTTCGGCTCGCCACTCCAGAGAACGGCAAAACCGGGGATCATGGCGATCCTGCGCGCGATGGCGACGAAGTAG
- a CDS encoding NAD(P)H-dependent oxidoreductase, whose protein sequence is MFISVILAHPHGGSFNHAIAEVAVAALRECGHTVAFHDLYAENFDPLLPYDEILRDAPLPPFVAAHCAEIAAADGLVVVHPDWWGMPPAILKGWIDRILRPGVAYRFLEGDAGEGVPVGLLKAKAALVFNTSNTPGQRELEVFGDPLERLWKDCICTFCGIPAVHRRMFSVVVTSTDGQRRAWLDEARRMTREVFPPDSA, encoded by the coding sequence ATGTTCATATCCGTCATACTCGCACACCCGCACGGAGGAAGCTTCAACCATGCGATAGCAGAGGTCGCCGTCGCTGCCCTCAGAGAATGCGGGCATACCGTTGCATTCCATGACCTCTATGCCGAGAACTTCGACCCACTGCTGCCCTACGACGAGATTCTCCGCGATGCGCCGCTGCCTCCGTTCGTTGCCGCGCACTGCGCGGAGATTGCCGCCGCCGACGGCCTCGTGGTGGTTCACCCAGACTGGTGGGGGATGCCTCCTGCGATCCTGAAAGGCTGGATCGACAGGATCCTGCGCCCGGGCGTCGCGTACCGGTTTCTCGAAGGGGATGCCGGAGAAGGCGTTCCAGTGGGCCTCTTGAAGGCAAAAGCGGCACTCGTCTTCAACACCTCGAACACCCCAGGGCAGAGGGAACTCGAGGTCTTCGGCGATCCCCTTGAACGGCTCTGGAAGGACTGTATCTGCACGTTTTGCGGAATTCCGGCCGTTCATCGCCGGATGTTCTCCGTTGTGGTCACGAGCACCGACGGGCAGCGCAGGGCCTGGCTCGACGAGGCGCGGAGGATGACCCGCGAGGTATTCCCGCCGGATTCCGCCTGA
- a CDS encoding metallophosphoesterase family protein, whose translation MPRTRILAFSDLAWGTEEKGPSGGRVGIGSFLRAVEETDPEIVVFAGDGAYDRCSRSTLDETELFLGLLREIAAAGRHCVVVEGNNDDTMGTYGRVREAAEANPYIHEITGEVQNVCGIRFLGVPTGKERRMARSAEGPVDIVVAHAPLANRVWLFDLPAACIVTGHYGMMAGMVAGKAYVALDCSPASYAVIDREEGWRRIEYVAGTCRIDLRPGEGVAATGCDPAELRRLTEGQGPLPYPDEVAALRRAKRKIAIEGREEVFERLLRMGIKKTHIERYLGRRGLPGRRAR comes from the coding sequence ATGCCGCGGACGAGGATACTCGCATTCAGCGATCTCGCGTGGGGGACAGAGGAGAAGGGGCCGTCCGGCGGCCGGGTCGGGATCGGCTCATTCCTCCGGGCGGTCGAGGAGACGGACCCGGAAATCGTCGTCTTCGCCGGCGACGGTGCCTACGACCGGTGCTCGCGCTCAACGCTCGACGAGACGGAACTCTTTCTCGGCCTCCTCCGCGAGATCGCAGCGGCGGGCCGGCACTGCGTCGTCGTGGAGGGGAACAACGACGACACGATGGGCACCTACGGCCGCGTCCGGGAGGCGGCGGAAGCGAATCCTTACATCCACGAAATAACGGGGGAGGTGCAGAACGTTTGCGGCATACGCTTCCTCGGCGTCCCCACCGGGAAGGAGAGGAGGATGGCCCGCTCGGCCGAAGGGCCGGTCGATATCGTGGTGGCTCACGCGCCTCTCGCGAACCGGGTATGGCTCTTCGACCTCCCCGCGGCGTGCATCGTCACCGGCCACTACGGGATGATGGCGGGCATGGTCGCCGGGAAGGCCTACGTCGCACTCGACTGCTCCCCGGCTTCCTACGCCGTGATCGACCGGGAGGAGGGGTGGCGGCGAATCGAGTACGTCGCCGGGACGTGCCGGATCGATCTGCGTCCGGGGGAGGGGGTCGCCGCGACCGGCTGCGATCCGGCCGAACTCCGGCGCCTGACGGAGGGGCAGGGCCCGCTCCCCTACCCTGACGAGGTCGCGGCGCTACGGCGGGCAAAGCGGAAGATCGCGATCGAAGGGCGGGAAGAGGTCTTCGAACGCCTGCTCAGGATGGGGATCAAAAAGACGCATATCGAACGGTATCTCGGGAGGCGGGGGTTGCCGGGCCGCCGGGCACGGTAG